From the Cryptomeria japonica chromosome 2, Sugi_1.0, whole genome shotgun sequence genome, one window contains:
- the LOC131027211 gene encoding LOW QUALITY PROTEIN: probable protein phosphatase 2C 58 (The sequence of the model RefSeq protein was modified relative to this genomic sequence to represent the inferred CDS: inserted 2 bases in 1 codon), with product MASKVEEEEASSKSKGKKEFLSRIKLAAGFIPSSSDKGKGRSKLSNKGVIHGFHLVKGKSRHDMEDYYVAEYKHLKDHDLGLFAIFDGHLGHKVPSYLQSNLFDNILNEPGFWTEPEKAIKSAYRRTDGKILAQTADLGPGGSTAVTAILIDGKKLFVANVGDSRAVLCQGGTAIQLTVDHEPSTERQNIEKKGGFVTNLPGDVPRVNGQLAVARAFGDGSLKQHLSSEPDVIQRNVDTATEFLILASDGLWKVMKNQEAVDLVRKIKDPQVAAKCLXPNRQYQERAKMIFHALLFASKASGFTFTPGTI from the exons TTGGCAGCTGGCTTTATTCCATCATCATCTGATAAGGGAAAAGGTCGATCAAAGTTGTCGAACAAAGGAGTAATTCATGGATTTCATTTGGTAAAGGGTAAATCAAGGCATGATATGGAGGATTACTATGTCGCAGAATATAAACATTTAAAAGATCATGATTTGGGCCTCTTTGCTATCTTTGATGGACATTTAGGACATAAGGTCCCGAGCTACTTGCAATCCAATCTCTTTGACAACATTTTGAATGAG CCTGGGTTCTGGACAGAGCCAGAGAAGGCTATAAAGAGTGCATACCGCCGGACAGATGGAAAGATTTTGGCTCAAACAGCTGATTTAGGGCCTGGTGGCTCAACGGCAGTTACTGCCATTTTAATTGATGGTAAGAAACTTTTTGTAGCAAATGTTGGGGATTCTAGGGCTGTTCTATGTCAAGGTGGCACTGCCATTCAGCTGACTGTTGATCATGAACCAAGCACTGAACGTCAAAACATTGAGAAGAAGGGTGGCTTTGTGACAAATTTACCAG GAGATGTCCCTAGAGTTAATGGTCAACTTGCCGTAGCTCGTGCATTTGGTGATGGAAGCCTAAAGCAACATTTAAGCTCAGAACCTGATGTAATACAGAGGAATGTAGATACAGCAACAGAATTTCTCATCTTGGCTAGTGATGGATTGTGGAAG GTCATGAAAAATCAAGAGGCCGTTGACTTGGTTAGAAAGATAAAGGATCCTCAAGTGGCAGCCAAGTGCCT ACCGAACAGGCAGTATCAAGAAAGAGCAAAGATGATATTTCATGCATTGTTGTTCGCTTCCAAAGCTAGTGGATTTACATTTACTCCAGGGACAATCTAG